From a single Apium graveolens cultivar Ventura chromosome 2, ASM990537v1, whole genome shotgun sequence genomic region:
- the LOC141707018 gene encoding zinc finger CCCH domain-containing protein 3-like, giving the protein MSDNRQVTRNVGVSNSSDTSLDHIQEAVRKVRAESGEKEDGNGGGDNDVSIFPDRPGEPDCIYYLRTRMCGYGATCRFNHPPNLPPQIGQYGGEFPQRVGQPDCEYFLKTGMCKYGSSCKYHHRLDRNGAGPVILNTLGLPMRQDEKPCSYYMRTGACKFGIACKFHHPQPDPAVSVSGPSHYGSTASSGLSYGGGLPAWSLPKTTYLSAPPHSGGQQTYVPVIYSPSQGMVSTAEWNTYMSSMSPAPPTNVYGQSGYSAQIPFSYSGVSHLPERPDQPECRYFMNNGSCKYGRDCKYHHPREKIAQLAAGSIGPLGLPLRPGQAVCSYYSMYGLCKFGPTCRYDHPLPGYSYNYGSNMSALSTHPTNFSYQQNSPAIDAPETPPSKTPKISNCTTKQEASTDKQSSAKAPEDSPEQDRSPLAEAEVPEGHSD; this is encoded by the exons ATGTCTGATAATCGGCAGGTTACGAGGAATGTTGGTGTTTCCAATTCATCTGATACATCTCTTGATCATATTCAAG AAGCTGTAAGGAAAGTGAGAGCTGAGAGTGGTGAGAAAGAGGATGGTAATGGTGGTGGTGATAATGATGTAAGTATTTTTCCGGATCGTCCCGGTGAACCTGATTGCATATACTATTTGAGGACCCGAATGTGTGGTTATGGTGCTACTTGTCGATTTAATCATCCTCCTAACCTACCCCCACAG ATTGGTCAATATGGAGGTGAGTTTCCTCAGAGAGTTGGACAGCCAGACTGTGAG TATTTCTTGAAGACAGGTATGTGCAAATATGGATCATCATGCAAGTACCATCATAGACTGGATAGGAATGGTGCTGGACCAGTTATACTGAACACTTTAGGACTTCCAATGCGTCAG GATGAGAAGCCATGCTCTTATTACATGCGCACCGGAGCTTGTAAGTTTGGAATTGCGTGCAAATTTCATCATCCTCAACCGGATCCTGCCGTTTCTGTTAGCGGACCATCTCATTATGGATCTACAGCTTCATCTGGCCTGTCTTATGGAGGTGGACTTCCTGCATGGTCGTTACCCAAAACAACATACTTGTCTGCTCCGCCTCATTCAGGAGGTCAGCAGACCTACGTGCCAGTTATTTATTCTCCCTCTCAAGGGATGGTTTCTACAGCAGAATGGAACACTTACATG AGTAGCATGAGCCCTGCACCACCTACCAATGTTTATGGTCAGTCAGGATACAGCGCACAGATACCTTTTTCATATTCAGGAGTTTCTCATCTGCCCGAGAGACCTGATCAACCAGAATGCCGGTACTTTATGAATAATGGAAGCTGCAAATATGGACGGGACTGCAAGTACCATCACCCGAGAGAAAAGATTGCCCAACTAGCAGCTGGTTCTATAGGCCCACTTGGCCTCCCCCTGAGACCT GGGCAAGCTGTATGTTCATATTACAGTATGTACGGGCTTTGCAAGTTTGGCCCCACTTGTAGATACGATCACCCTTTGCCGGGATATTCATATAATTATGGTTCAAATATGTCTGCTTTATCTACACATCCAACAAACTTTTCTTATCAGCAAAATTCTCCAGCAATTGATGCACCGGAGACACCTCCTTCGAAAACCCCAAAAATTTCTAACTGTACGACAAAACAAGAAGCTTCAACTGACAAGCAGTCAAGTGCTAAGGCCCCAGAAGATTCTCCTGAACAGGATAGGTCTCCCTTAGCTGAAGCTGAAGTTCCAGAAGGTCACTCAGATTAA
- the LOC141707019 gene encoding uncharacterized protein LOC141707019 isoform X1 → MNRFGRLRVPIVKRFAVPQIKKRALNSLTAVQDTYYSIKDTFERHKVVFTISTSVASVATAWLGYTLRHLHQSKVEKRLDSIENAMKKNYSMQHNEFKKLVGSSSYNPAAHVATAGVSLLVGYGLGWRGGRWYAYRKFRREQMKLLGQIKPKRWPLRLLRRSLTRPKSIESAVKTTEETLPKTTAALPKDAPITQAPSQPSCKFLQEPL, encoded by the exons ATGAATCGTTTTGGGAGGTTACGGGTGCCAATTGTTAAGAGATTCGCAGTCCCTCAAATAAAGAAAAGGGCTTTGAATTCTTTGACTGCTGTTCAAGATACATATTATTCAATCAAG GATACTTTTGAGAGGCATAAGGTGGTGTTTACAATCTCAACTTCTGTGGCATCTGTTGCTACAGCATGGCTTG GTTACACGTTGCGCCACCTTCACCAATCAAAAGTTGAAAAGAGGCTCGACTCAATCGAAAATGCT ATGAAAAAAAACTATAGCATGCAGCATAATGAATTCAAAAAACTTGTTGGATCAAGCAGCTATAATCCTGCAGCACATGTTGCCACTGCTGGAGTCAGTTTGCTCGTCGG GTATGGCTTGGGCTGGCGAGGGGGAAGATGGTATGCATATAGAAAGTTCAGAAGGGAGCAGATGAAGCTGCTGGGACAGATAAAACCTAAAAGGTGGCCCCTCAGGCTCTTGAGAAGATCACTGACAAGACCCAAATCAATAGAAAGTGCAGTTAAAACAACAGAAGAAACTCTACCTAAAACAACAGCAGCCCTACCAAAAGATGCACCCATTACACAAGCTCCCAGCCAACCAAGCTGTAAATTTTTACAAGAACCACTTTAG
- the LOC141707019 gene encoding uncharacterized protein LOC141707019 isoform X2 has product MLYMAWHEPTVFRDLHLINKYNCSKKSNQAPIDRILGYTLRHLHQSKVEKRLDSIENAMKKNYSMQHNEFKKLVGSSSYNPAAHVATAGVSLLVGYGLGWRGGRWYAYRKFRREQMKLLGQIKPKRWPLRLLRRSLTRPKSIESAVKTTEETLPKTTAALPKDAPITQAPSQPSCKFLQEPL; this is encoded by the exons ATGCTATACATGGCATGGCATGAACCAACCGTCTTTAGGGATTTGCATCTAATTAACAAATACAATTGCTCCAAGAAGTCCAATCAAGCTCCAATTGACAGAATTCTAG GTTACACGTTGCGCCACCTTCACCAATCAAAAGTTGAAAAGAGGCTCGACTCAATCGAAAATGCT ATGAAAAAAAACTATAGCATGCAGCATAATGAATTCAAAAAACTTGTTGGATCAAGCAGCTATAATCCTGCAGCACATGTTGCCACTGCTGGAGTCAGTTTGCTCGTCGG GTATGGCTTGGGCTGGCGAGGGGGAAGATGGTATGCATATAGAAAGTTCAGAAGGGAGCAGATGAAGCTGCTGGGACAGATAAAACCTAAAAGGTGGCCCCTCAGGCTCTTGAGAAGATCACTGACAAGACCCAAATCAATAGAAAGTGCAGTTAAAACAACAGAAGAAACTCTACCTAAAACAACAGCAGCCCTACCAAAAGATGCACCCATTACACAAGCTCCCAGCCAACCAAGCTGTAAATTTTTACAAGAACCACTTTAG